The following is a genomic window from Pectobacterium carotovorum.
TGGTGTTGCTGACATCGCGGTTGCCTGAATTATCAACCCAGTACCAGTTGCCGCGGTAGTCCTGCGCCCAGTAGCTGCTGTTATTACCCACGCCGCCCAAAGAGGAGATTTCATACGTTCCGTCCCCCTGCGCGTGTACTTGTCCAATCACTGTACCCGTGACTTGATTGCTCTTATCACTCCACGCATATTGATAGACGTTCCCTTTGCTATCAATCACTTCACGTACCGCACCGCGAACATCCATAGAGTAGGACTGCCCTGGCTTGTAGGCGAAGCTATCGATATTCAGCGTTTGGTTCCAGTCACTCACTTTCACGACATCGGCTTCATTCTTCTGATAGAACGTTGGCTCACCGTCGGTAATGAAATACGTCAGGTTATTACCCACATTCTTTTTCACCACATCGCTTTGAAACCAGTTAGCCGTCGTCTTGAACACGTCTTCATAGTTGGTTCCACCGCCTTTCTCCGATCCGCCAACCATTGAATTCAATACGGCAGTCAGCTTATTCAGGGCGCTGGCGTCGTTCAGATTCACAGAAATGGTTTTCCCCACCTGCGTATCAAAGTCAGCCAGAAAAACGTTTACCGTACCGGAATTCACGCCGCTAGCACTATTGATCAGGCTTTTGAACACGTTGCTCAACGATGTACGCGTATTCTCGATATCCGTTGACGACATACTGCCGGATGAATCGACCATAAAGGCAATGTTGTAATTCTTGCCTTCTATGATCTGCAAACCGGAAACATCCGCGACCATCACATCGTGGCTATGCGTGCCGGACATGTTGTCATCGCCTATCGTACCGACGCTCATCCCATACTGCTCAACGCCTCCGGCAGAGTAGCCTGTCGCCGTATCATGGTTGGCAATTTCTGTCGATGTCGCCTGCGCCACTACGTTGAATTTGCCCGCATCGACTGGCACTTCGAGCGTAATCTTGCCAGCCAGCGTCTGGGCATTGCTGGCGTTCTTGATGAGATACGATCCATCGTCACCAACGGTATACTTCACGTTGTTAATGTGGTCGGTCAGCACCGTTCCTTTTGGGATCCCCGTGAGCGTAATCCCTGACAGGGTTTCACTGCCGTCGCGATCGGTCAAGGCTGCCGAGACATCAAGCGTATGCGTCTGTGTGCCTGCCTGGCCGGGCACTTTTTCCACCGTCGCACTATTGGTGCCCGGGGTGTATGTCGTACCGTCGCTATAGATCACGCCTTCAATATTGTTGCTAACCTGCGAGGTAAACGAGCCTGACTTGCCGCTGCCATCGGTATAGTTAACTTTCAGTCCGTCCAGCGTGTTAACCGACGTATCCTGATTGTTGTTCGTACTATAGGTTGCGTTATAGGTGTAACCCGTCTCTTTCATAACGAACACGTAGTCAGAATGCGCGCTGCTGCCGTTATTCGTCCGGTTACCGTTAAACGAATCCAGATCGCGATGATCCTTACGATCGGCCGGCCAGTCACTCTGTCGATAGAAATACCCACTGTTGGAATGCACAACGAAGATATCGCTGTAGCTGCCATCGCCGCTGGTATTACCCTGACTGTAGTACGCTACCTTGCCATTGCCGACCACCGTAGGTACCGGATCCCCCTCGGTCAGCCAAACGCGGACACCGTTGCCTACGGCAACAATTTTCCCATTTTGTACGTCGAAGCCGCCGTTGGCACTACCGCCATTGACCTTAATAATTTCCGAAGAGGTCGGCGTTGTCGCGCCACTGGTGATGCTCAGGCTCACTACTGGCGCATCGGCTACTGGCGTTATGCCAATGTGCAGCGCGGCTTTATCGCCGGTGTTACCCGCGACATCAACGGGCCGATAACCAATATCACCCAGCGATGCGCCAGAGAGATTGCCCACTGGCGTAAAGCGCAGATCGGTGTTGCCAGCAGTAAAGGTTTGCCCAACCGTGACCGCTTTCCAACTCCCGCTATCGTTAAAATAGAGTGTACCCGCGCTGGCTGGCGGTAAAGACGAAATCACGATGCTTGTGGTATCGCTCGATACGCCCAGATCGCTCCAGCCAATATGGAGCGGCGTGTCTTCCATGCCAGAAACCGTATTGTCGTGTGCAGCTGGCGGCGTAATATCCATGATCGCCTGGCTGTTATCATGTGCCTGATTGCCTGCCGCATCGGTCGCCGTCGCGCCAGCGGTAATCTTGCCTTCCGCTAACGTACTCAGATCGACATTCGCCTGCCATTTACCATTCGTCACAGGCACGTCATGCAGCGTAACCGACTTACCATTCACATCGGTAAAGACCAGATTGACCGTCTTCTCGTTGCTGGTACCGCTGATTACCGTATTTTTCGACTCACTCTGGCTGACATACCCATCGTTACCGGCGAAATTCGTAATATCAATTTCTGGTGCGATCGTGTCGACACCGTAGGCATGATGGGTATTCGCCGTGGTGACGTTGCCTGCCGCATCGCGCGTGGTGACGGTAGCGCTCACATCACTGTTGGCAGCCAGCACTGAACCGGGAACGTTGACACTCCAGGTTTTGCCATCCGCATTCACCGTCGTCTGGTAGGTCTCGGTCCCGACTTTCACCGTAACCGCATCGCCGGCTTTCACGTCGTTATCGACTTTACCCGTCACTGCAATGGTCTGCCCGGATTCGGCCGCATTGATGACGTTATCCGACGTCACATCGTCGATAGTAATCGAGGCGGTTGGCGCAACGGTGTCTACACCGTAGGCATGAGTAGTATCGGCGGTAGTGACGTTGCCTGCTGGATCGCGTGTGGTGACCGTCGCGGAGATATCGCCATTGGCTGCCAGTACGGCGCCCGGCACATTCACGCTCCAGGTTTTACCATCCGCATTCACCGTCGTCTGATAAGTCTCGGTGCCGACTTTTACCGTAACCGCATCGCCCGCTTTGACGTCGTTATCGACTTTACCGGTGACGGCTATGGTCTGGCCGGACTCACTGGCGTTAATCACGTTATCGCTGGTGACGTTATCGATAGTAATCGACGCGATTGGTGCAACGGTGTCTACACCGTAAGCGTGGCTGGTGTTGGCTGTGGTGACATTGCCTGCCGCATCGCGCGTGGTGACGGTAGCACTCACATCACTATTGGCCGCCAGTACCGACCCCGGAACATTCACGCTCCAGGTTTTGCCATCCGCATTGACGGTCGTCTGGTAGGTCTCGGTGCCGACTTTTACCGTAACCGCATCACCGGCTTTCACGTCGTTATCGACTTTACCCGTCACGGCTATCGTCTGCCCGGATTCAGCCGCGTTAATCACGTTATCGCTGGTGACACTGTCGATAGTAATCGATGCAGTTGGTGCAACCGTGTCTACACCATAGGCATGAGTCGTATCGGCGATAGTGACGTTACCTGCTGGATCGCGCGTCGTCACCGTGGCGGAGATATCACCATTGGCAGCTAATACCGAACCGGGAACATTGACGCTCCAGGTTTTACCATCGGCATTCACCGTGGTCTGGTAGGTCTCGGTACCGACTTTCACCGTAACCGCATCGCCCGCTTTCACGTCATTATCGACTTTACCGGTCACCGCAATGGTCTGGCCGGACTCGGCCGCATTGATGACGTTATCGGATGTGACATCGTCGATAGCGATCGACGCCACAGGCGCAACGGTGTCTACACCGTAAGCGTGGCTGGTGTTGGCCGTCGTAACGTTGCCCGCGGCATCACGTGTAGTGACCGTGGCATTGATATCACCGTTGGCGGCCAGTACGGAACCGGGAACGTTCACGCTCCAGGTTTTGCCGTCCGCATTCACCGTGGTCTGATAAGTCTCGGTGCCGACTTTTACCGTAACCGCATCGCCCGCTTTCACGTCGTTATCGACTTTACCCGTCACGGCTATCGTCTGGCCGGATTCAGCCGCATTGATGACGTTATCGGACGTGACGTTATCGATAGTAATCGATGCGGTTGGTGCGACGGTGTCTACACCGTAGGCATGAGTAGTATTGGCGGTAGTGACATTGCCTGCGTTATCACGCGTGGTGACCGTCGCGCTCACATCACTGTTGGTGGCTAACACCGAACCGGGAACATTCACGCTCCAGGTTTTACCGTCGGCATTGACGGTGGTCTGGTAGGTCTCGGTCCCGACTTTCACCGTAACCGCATCACCCGCTTTCACGTCGTTATCGACCTTACCGGTGACAGCAATGGTCTGCCCGGATTCGGCGGCATTGATGACGTTATCGGACGTGACGTTATCGATAGTAATCGATGCCGTTGGCGCAACCGTATCGACACCGTAAGCGTGGCTGGCATTCACAGTCGTGACGTTGCCTGCCGCATCGCGCGTGGTCACCGTCGCAGAGATGTCACTATTGGTGGCTAAGACTGAACCGGGAACGTTGACGCTCCAGGTCTTGCCGTCCGCATTGACGATGGTCTGGTAGGTCTCGGTGCCCACTTTAACGGTAACTGCATCCCCGGCTTTCACGTCGTTATCGACTTTACCGGTGACGGCTATGGTCTGCCCGGACTCGGTCGCGTTAATCACGTTATCGCTGGTGACATTGTCGATAGATATCGATGCCACAGGCGCAACGGTGTCTACACCGTAGGCATGAGTAGTATCGGCTGTAGTGACGTTGCCTGCCGCATCGCGCGTGGTGACCGTCGCACTCACATCGCCATTGGCGGCCAGTACCGACCCCGGTACGTTGACACTCCAGGTTTTGCCGTCGGCATTCACGGTGGTCTGGTAGGTCTCGGTCCCGATTTTAACGGTAACCGCATCGCCGGCTTTCACATCGTTATCGACTTTACCGGTGACCGCAATGGTCTGGCCGGATTCACTGGCATTGATGACGTTATCGCTGGTGACATTGTCGATAGAAATCGATGCCGTTGGCGCAACGGTGTTTACACCGTAGGCATGAGTCGTATCGGCGGTCGTGACATTGCCTGCCGCATCGCGCGTGGTGACCGTCGCACTCACATCGCCATTGGCGACCAGTACCGACCCCGGCACATTGACGCTCCAGGTTTTGCCATCGGCATTCACCGTCGTCTGGTAGGTCTCGGTACCGACTTTCACCGTAACCGCATCACCGGCTTTCACATCGTTATCGACTTTACCGGTGACGGCTATGGTCTGGCCGGATTCAGCCGCATTGATGACGTTATCGGACGTGACGTTATCGATAGATATCGATGCCGTTGGCGCAACCGTATCCACGCCATAAGCATGAGTCGTGTTAGCGGTGGTGACATTACCTGCGGTATCACGCGTGGTGACCGTCGCGCTCACATCCCCATTCGCTGCCAGCACTGAACCGGGAACGTTGACGCTCCAGGTTTTGCCATCGGCATTCACTGTCGTCTGGTAGGTCTCGGTACCGACTTTCACCGTAACCGCATCGCCCGCTTTGACGTCGTTATCGACT
Proteins encoded in this region:
- a CDS encoding Ig-like domain-containing protein — its product is TTHAYGVDTVAPVASITIDDVTSDNVINAAESGQTIAVTGKVDNDVKAGDAVTVKVGTETYQTTVNADGKTWSVNVPGSVLAANGDISATVTTRDAAGNVTTADTTHAYGVDTVAPVASITIDDVTSDNVINAAESGQTIAVTGKVDNDVKAGDAVTVKVGTETYQTTVNADGKTWSVNVPGSVLAANGDVSATVTTRDTAGNVTTANTTHAYGVDTVAPTASISIDNVTSDNVINAAESGQTIAVTGKVDNDVKAGDAVTVKVGTETYQTTVNADGKTWSVNVPGSVLVANGDVSATVTTRDAAGNVTTADTTHAYGVNTVAPTASISIDNVTSDNVINASESGQTIAVTGKVDNDVKAGDAVTVKIGTETYQTTVNADGKTWSVNVPGSVLAANGDVSATVTTRDAAGNVTTADTTHAYGVDTVAPVASISIDNVTSDNVINATESGQTIAVTGKVDNDVKAGDAVTVKVGTETYQTIVNADGKTWSVNVPGSVLATNSDISATVTTRDAAGNVTTVNASHAYGVDTVAPTASITIDNVTSDNVINAAESGQTIAVTGKVDNDVKAGDAVTVKVGTETYQTTVNADGKTWSVNVPGSVLATNSDVSATVTTRDNAGNVTTANTTHAYGVDTVAPTASITIDNVTSDNVINAAESGQTIAVTGKVDNDVKAGDAVTVKVGTETYQTTVNADGKTWSVNVPGSVLAANGDINATVTTRDAAGNVTTANTSHAYGVDTVAPVASIAIDDVTSDNVINAAESGQTIAVTGKVDNDVKAGDAVTVKVGTETYQTTVNADGKTWSVNVPGSVLAANGDISATVTTRDPAGNVTIADTTHAYGVDTVAPTASITIDSVTSDNVINAAESGQTIAVTGKVDNDVKAGDAVTVKVGTETYQTTVNADGKTWSVNVPGSVLAANSDVSATVTTRDAAGNVTTANTSHAYGVDTVAPIASITIDNVTSDNVINASESGQTIAVTGKVDNDVKAGDAVTVKVGTETYQTTVNADGKTWSVNVPGAVLAANGDISATVTTRDPAGNVTTADTTHAYGVDTVAPTASITIDDVTSDNVINAAESGQTIAVTGKVDNDVKAGDAVTVKVGTETYQTTVNADGKTWSVNVPGSVLAANSDVSATVTTRDAAGNVTTANTHHAYGVDTIAPEIDITNFAGNDGYVSQSESKNTVISGTSNEKTVNLVFTDVNGKSVTLHDVPVTNGKWQANVDLSTLAEGKITAGATATDAAGNQAHDNSQAIMDITPPAAHDNTVSGMEDTPLHIGWSDLGVSSDTTSIVISSLPPASAGTLYFNDSGSWKAVTVGQTFTAGNTDLRFTPVGNLSGASLGDIGYRPVDVAGNTGDKAALHIGITPVADAPVVSLSITSGATTPTSSEIIKVNGGSANGGFDVQNGKIVAVGNGVRVWLTEGDPVPTVVGNGKVAYYSQGNTSGDGSYSDIFVVHSNSGYFYRQSDWPADRKDHRDLDSFNGNRTNNGSSAHSDYVFVMKETGYTYNATYSTNNNQDTSVNTLDGLKVNYTDGSGKSGSFTSQVSNNIEGVIYSDGTTYTPGTNSATVEKVPGQAGTQTHTLDVSAALTDRDGSETLSGITLTGIPKGTVLTDHINNVKYTVGDDGSYLIKNASNAQTLAGKITLEVPVDAGKFNVVAQATSTEIANHDTATGYSAGGVEQYGMSVGTIGDDNMSGTHSHDVMVADVSGLQIIEGKNYNIAFMVDSSGSMSSTDIENTRTSLSNVFKSLINSASGVNSGTVNVFLADFDTQVGKTISVNLNDASALNKLTAVLNSMVGGSEKGGGTNYEDVFKTTANWFQSDVVKKNVGNNLTYFITDGEPTFYQKNEADVVKVSDWNQTLNIDSFAYKPGQSYSMDVRGAVREVIDSKGNVYQYAWSDKSNQVTGTVIGQVHAQGDGTYEISSLGGVGNNSSYWAQDYRGNWYWVDNSGNRDVSNTNAAQAFSLLKKQSTIEAIGIGADLNGDTLKRYDTDGVVQDHIDPANLNKAILGSSESIHAGNDQLNGGLGNDILFGDVVSFPNIDGNGITALQNYIGKQLGMQTGVPTAKEMHSYIATHSAEFDLSSAKDGNDTLNGGAGNDILFGQGGNDTLIGGEGNDLLYGGAGDDILIGGPGGDTLIGGAGADIFKWQAGDIGNDVIKDFNAKEGDRIDLSDLVGELEEGTDISRYIRITDNHGSPTIEVSTAGNFTADKGGTVAVSITLEHYNGALPSLESLVSKPEQSS